In Streptomyces sp. NBC_01426, one genomic interval encodes:
- a CDS encoding AI-2E family transporter encodes MTRRSAARSAPRPARPRATGRPRRPRPPLPAGTPHVSPLLRTVAAYSWRLLAVGAVTYAVFAVLGRFHEVGVAVFLGLVVTAVLRPLTGLLARWMPRPLAVACALVGSILLLLGAFAFVGETIASEWTNLLAEFKDGLGRIQRWLEQPPLRLDPHALDDLQARITSYLSSHRSTLLSTAVSGAGRLVEIFTVIALALFCSVFFIHSGDRQWAWFCTQLPPTAADRVATAGRAAWRTFTGYTHGILLVAGTNAILVGVALFALGVPLAVPLALLEFFAAFIPLIGSPVALAVAAVVALAAKGPLVACLVVALIVVIGQIEGHLLHPLVMSWAVRLHPVVVALSVVAGAIAAGVVGAVVAVPLVSVAWAVRQSLRPPAPV; translated from the coding sequence ATGACCAGGCGATCCGCGGCGCGGTCGGCACCCCGGCCGGCCCGCCCGCGCGCGACCGGCCGCCCCCGGCGTCCGCGACCTCCGCTGCCGGCGGGCACGCCCCACGTCTCGCCGCTGCTGCGCACGGTCGCCGCGTACTCCTGGCGGCTGCTGGCCGTGGGGGCCGTGACGTACGCGGTGTTCGCGGTCCTGGGCCGGTTCCACGAGGTCGGCGTGGCCGTCTTCCTCGGCCTCGTGGTCACCGCCGTGCTCCGTCCCCTGACGGGCCTCCTGGCCCGGTGGATGCCCCGCCCGCTCGCCGTCGCGTGCGCCCTGGTCGGCAGCATCCTGCTGTTGCTCGGCGCGTTCGCGTTCGTCGGCGAGACGATCGCCTCCGAGTGGACCAATCTGCTCGCGGAGTTCAAGGACGGCCTGGGTCGGATCCAGCGTTGGCTGGAGCAGCCGCCGCTGCGCCTGGACCCGCACGCCCTGGACGACTTGCAGGCGCGCATCACCTCCTACCTGTCGAGCCACCGGTCGACCCTGCTGAGCACCGCGGTCAGTGGCGCCGGCCGGCTCGTGGAGATCTTCACCGTGATCGCCCTGGCGCTGTTCTGCTCGGTCTTCTTCATCCACTCGGGCGATCGACAGTGGGCCTGGTTCTGCACGCAGCTCCCGCCGACCGCGGCGGACCGGGTGGCGACCGCCGGACGGGCGGCGTGGCGGACGTTCACCGGCTACACCCACGGCATCCTGCTCGTCGCCGGGACGAACGCCATCCTCGTCGGCGTCGCGCTGTTCGCGTTGGGAGTGCCGCTGGCCGTGCCCCTCGCCCTGTTGGAGTTCTTCGCCGCGTTCATCCCGCTGATCGGTTCCCCGGTCGCCCTCGCGGTGGCCGCCGTCGTCGCCCTGGCCGCGAAGGGGCCGCTGGTGGCGTGCCTGGTGGTCGCGCTGATCGTGGTCATCGGGCAGATCGAGGGCCATCTGCTGCATCCGCTCGTGATGAGTTGGGCGGTGCGGCTGCATCCGGTGGTCGTCGCCCTGTCGGTGGTGGCCGGCGCCATCGCCGCGGGCGTCGTCGGCGCGGTGGTCGCGGTGCCCCTGGTGTCGGTGGCCTGGGCCGTCCGGCAATCACTGCGGCCGCCCGCCCCCGTGTGA
- a CDS encoding DoxX family protein, protein MDIHRRKDLGLLALRLGAGGVLMAHGTQKLFGWFGGGGLDGTAKAMEHMGFAPGRPSALAAGLGEAGGGALLALGLATPAAGAAAAGAMAGAVSVHAPAGFFAQGGGFEYPAFLGYVAAGLGLAGPGRYSVDHFTRHRLDRPAVLALAFALSAAAATVVVGRRNAALAAAAAPDSASGEDPLSGVDA, encoded by the coding sequence ATGGACATCCACCGCCGCAAGGACCTCGGACTGCTCGCCCTGCGACTGGGGGCGGGCGGGGTGCTGATGGCACACGGCACGCAGAAGCTCTTCGGCTGGTTCGGCGGTGGCGGCCTCGACGGCACCGCGAAGGCCATGGAACACATGGGCTTCGCCCCCGGCCGGCCGAGCGCGCTCGCGGCGGGGCTCGGCGAGGCGGGCGGTGGCGCCCTGTTGGCGCTCGGGCTCGCGACCCCGGCGGCGGGCGCCGCCGCGGCGGGCGCGATGGCGGGCGCCGTGTCGGTGCACGCGCCGGCGGGGTTCTTCGCGCAGGGCGGGGGCTTCGAGTACCCGGCCTTCCTCGGCTACGTGGCGGCCGGACTGGGACTCGCCGGGCCGGGCCGCTACTCCGTCGACCACTTCACCCGGCACCGGCTCGACCGGCCGGCCGTGCTGGCGCTGGCGTTCGCGCTCAGCGCGGCAGCGGCGACCGTCGTCGTCGGTCGCCGCAACGCCGCCCTGGCCGCCGCGGCGGCCCCCGACTCCGCCTCGGGCGAGGACCCGCTCTCGGGCGTCGACGCCTGA
- a CDS encoding low affinity iron permease family protein, with protein MTFEHPAEKNEDGHVGPFEKLAELASNFTSSAAFFVVCVALVANVVVVHVLHLSTSWQHLAGDAVASVALLLLALLKNSERRAEHAIQRKLDAIAAALLEQHSGRPGTAHEELEKAIGIEERQ; from the coding sequence ATGACATTCGAACATCCCGCCGAGAAGAACGAGGACGGCCACGTCGGCCCGTTCGAGAAGCTGGCCGAGCTGGCCTCCAACTTCACGAGTTCGGCGGCCTTCTTCGTGGTGTGCGTGGCCCTGGTGGCCAACGTCGTGGTCGTGCACGTCCTGCACCTGTCCACGAGCTGGCAACACCTCGCGGGCGACGCCGTGGCCTCCGTCGCCCTGCTCCTGCTGGCCCTGCTCAAGAACTCCGAACGGCGGGCCGAGCACGCCATCCAGCGCAAGCTGGACGCCATCGCCGCCGCGCTGCTGGAACAGCACTCGGGCAGGCCGGGCACGGCGCACGAGGAGCTGGAGAAGGCGATCGGCATCGAGGAGCGCCAGTAG
- the hypE gene encoding hydrogenase expression/formation protein HypE — protein MGHGGGGALSAELVQHLFAPAFGGEVLAQMGDAAAVTLGGARLAFSTDSYVVRPLFFPGGDIGDLAVNGTVNDLAMSGARAAYLSCGFILEEGVEMSAVARVARSMGAAARTAGVEIATGDTKVVEAGHGDGIYVNTAGIGLIPDGVDLRAQRVVPGDVVIVSGEIGLHGVAIMSVREGLEFGVDIESDCAALGGLVEAMLAVTSDLHVLRDPTRGGVAAALNEIAAASGTGVVLQEGKVPIPDPVANACAILGLDPLYVANEGKLVAFVPREHAEAVLDAMRAHPLGRRAAVIGEAVESHPGLVVARTGLGGTRVVDLPLGEQLPRIC, from the coding sequence ATGGGCCACGGCGGCGGCGGCGCCCTCTCCGCCGAACTGGTGCAACACCTCTTCGCCCCGGCGTTCGGCGGTGAGGTGCTGGCCCAGATGGGCGACGCCGCCGCGGTCACCCTCGGGGGCGCCCGACTGGCCTTCTCCACCGACTCGTACGTGGTCCGGCCGCTGTTCTTCCCCGGTGGCGACATCGGGGACCTCGCCGTCAACGGCACCGTCAACGACCTGGCGATGAGCGGCGCCCGCGCCGCGTACCTGTCCTGCGGATTCATCCTCGAAGAAGGCGTCGAGATGTCCGCGGTGGCCCGGGTGGCGCGGTCCATGGGCGCGGCCGCCCGCACCGCCGGCGTCGAGATCGCCACGGGCGACACCAAGGTCGTCGAGGCGGGCCACGGCGACGGCATCTACGTGAACACGGCCGGCATCGGCCTCATCCCGGACGGGGTGGACCTGCGCGCACAGCGCGTCGTGCCCGGCGACGTGGTCATCGTCAGCGGGGAGATCGGACTGCACGGCGTGGCCATCATGAGCGTGCGCGAGGGCCTGGAATTCGGGGTGGACATCGAGAGCGACTGCGCGGCGCTCGGCGGCCTCGTCGAGGCCATGCTCGCGGTCACCTCGGACCTGCACGTGCTCCGCGACCCCACCCGGGGCGGGGTCGCGGCCGCCCTCAACGAGATCGCGGCCGCCTCCGGGACCGGTGTGGTCCTCCAGGAGGGCAAGGTCCCGATCCCGGACCCGGTCGCCAACGCCTGTGCGATCCTCGGCCTCGACCCCCTGTACGTGGCGAACGAGGGGAAGCTGGTCGCGTTCGTACCGCGCGAGCACGCCGAAGCGGTCCTCGACGCGATGCGCGCCCACCCGCTGGGACGCCGCGCCGCGGTGATCGGGGAGGCGGTGGAGTCCCACCCCGGTCTCGTCGTCGCCCGCACGGGCCTGGGCGGGACGCGCGTGGTGGACCTGCCGCTGGGGGAGCAGCTGCCGCGGATCTGCTGA
- the hypD gene encoding hydrogenase formation protein HypD encodes MKYIEEFQDPELARRLLDDIHATVTRPWALMEVCGGQTHTIIRHGIDQLLPEQVELIHGPGCPVCVTPLEVIDKALEIASRPDVIFCSFGDMLRVPGTGRDLFQVRSEGGDVRVVYSPLDALKIARQNPGKEVVFFGIGFETTAPPNAMTVHQARKLGIRNFSLLVSHVRVPPAIEAIMQSPSCRVQGFLAAGHVCSVMGMGEYPELAARHQVPIVVTGFEPLDILEGVRRAVRQLERGEHTVDNAYARAVRPEGNPAAIAMLEDVFEVTDRAWRGIGVIPDSGWRLSERYRDHDAEHRFSVTGITTREPAECRSGEVLQGLIKPNQCEAFGTTCTPRNPLGATMVSSEGACAAYYLYRRLDLAPVRGADPTARTTPLEASPVA; translated from the coding sequence GTGAAGTACATCGAGGAGTTCCAGGACCCCGAGCTCGCCCGCCGACTCCTGGACGACATCCACGCCACCGTCACCCGCCCCTGGGCGCTGATGGAGGTGTGCGGAGGCCAGACCCACACCATCATCCGGCACGGGATCGACCAACTCCTTCCCGAACAGGTGGAGTTGATTCACGGCCCCGGCTGTCCGGTGTGCGTCACCCCGCTGGAGGTCATCGACAAGGCCCTGGAGATCGCCTCCCGGCCCGACGTGATCTTCTGCTCGTTCGGGGACATGCTCCGCGTCCCCGGGACCGGCCGCGACCTCTTCCAGGTCCGCAGCGAGGGCGGCGACGTACGCGTCGTCTACTCCCCGCTCGACGCACTGAAGATCGCCCGGCAGAACCCGGGCAAGGAAGTCGTCTTCTTCGGGATCGGCTTCGAGACCACGGCCCCGCCCAACGCCATGACGGTCCACCAGGCCCGCAAGCTCGGCATCCGCAACTTCAGCCTGCTCGTCTCCCACGTGCGCGTCCCCCCGGCCATCGAGGCGATCATGCAGTCGCCGAGCTGCCGCGTCCAGGGCTTCCTGGCCGCCGGGCACGTGTGCAGCGTGATGGGCATGGGGGAGTACCCCGAGCTGGCTGCCAGACACCAGGTTCCGATCGTGGTCACGGGCTTCGAGCCGCTGGACATCCTCGAAGGCGTACGGCGCGCCGTGCGCCAGCTCGAACGCGGCGAACACACCGTGGACAACGCCTACGCGCGCGCGGTCCGCCCCGAGGGCAACCCGGCGGCCATCGCCATGCTGGAGGACGTCTTCGAGGTCACCGACCGCGCCTGGCGCGGCATCGGCGTCATCCCCGACAGCGGCTGGCGGCTGTCCGAGCGCTACCGGGACCACGACGCCGAACACCGCTTCTCCGTCACCGGCATCACCACCCGCGAGCCCGCGGAGTGCCGCAGCGGCGAGGTCCTCCAGGGCCTCATCAAGCCGAACCAGTGCGAGGCCTTCGGCACCACCTGTACCCCGCGCAACCCCCTCGGCGCCACCATGGTGTCCAGCGAGGGCGCCTGCGCCGCGTACTACCTCTACCGGCGCCTCGACCTCGCCCCGGTGCGCGGCGCCGACCCCACAGCACGGACCACACCGCTGGAGGCGAGCCCCGTTGCCTGA
- a CDS encoding HypC/HybG/HupF family hydrogenase formation chaperone: protein MCLAVPGRVVEIAEENGTRMATVDFGGVVKEVCLEYLPDLQVGEYAIVHVGFALQRLDEESAKQTLELFAQLGMLQEEFGDPWEQAAEAGGAPWPFEDDESDTVADPAVVGPVDGGHASREARQQ from the coding sequence ATGTGCCTGGCGGTACCCGGCAGAGTGGTTGAGATCGCGGAGGAGAACGGCACCCGCATGGCCACCGTCGACTTCGGCGGAGTGGTCAAGGAAGTGTGCCTGGAGTACCTGCCGGACCTCCAGGTGGGCGAGTACGCCATCGTCCACGTCGGTTTCGCGCTCCAGCGCCTGGACGAGGAGTCGGCCAAGCAGACCTTGGAACTTTTCGCCCAACTCGGCATGTTGCAAGAGGAGTTCGGCGACCCCTGGGAGCAGGCGGCAGAGGCGGGCGGAGCGCCCTGGCCGTTCGAGGACGACGAGTCGGACACCGTCGCCGACCCGGCGGTCGTGGGACCGGTCGACGGTGGGCACGCATCGCGGGAGGCGCGGCAGCAGTGA
- the hypF gene encoding carbamoyltransferase HypF: MEAVQRRRVVVRGVVQGVGFRPYVYTRAIALGLAGHVTNTPEGVVAEVEGASAAVSEFCERLAACAPPLAVVDAVDHCEVPVAGGTGFTIVASRGGGPARTLVSPDVATCADCLAELADPTDRRHRHPFITCTHCGPRFTIVTGLPYDRAHTTMARFPMCPDCAREYTDPADRRFHAQPVACPACGPRLRLLVGTPPREPAADEPAAADPVAAARRLLADGAILAVKGLGGYHLACDATRPAAVAELRRRKGRGDKPFALMARDLDDVEAHVHIGPRERSLLTGAVRPIVLLRRRPAAAELVGVAPGNPDLGVMLPYTPLHHLLLGLPGDPPGPRLLVMTSGNLAGEPIVTDDAEALERLGRLADAWLTHDRPIHVPCDDSVVRVLDGEPLIVRRSRGHAPLPLDLPLPVPATLAVGGDLKNTFCLGEGRRAWLSAHIGDMDDLATQDAFAGAVRQLEGITGVTPALLAADRHPGYRSAHWAARNAADRPVIRVQHHHAHVAAAMAEHGLGADRRVIGVAFDGTGHGDDGAVWGGEFLLADYAGHTRFAHLAYVPLPGGDAAVRRPYRMALSHLRAAGLDRSPDLPCVAACPPDELHVLETQFRTNLNCLPTSSMGRLFDAVSSLAGICHHAGYEAQAAIELEAAARTAREAGVADEGYAFALRPAVPQAGAVADARVHPDAAAHPDPPMTVDPAPVLAAVVADVRAGTPASLIGARFHRAVTDLVAEVCVAARERHGLDTVALTGGVFANTLLSSACAEALRGHGFTVLRHHRVPPNDGGLALGQLMVAAARTTEHPQRGEAHVPGGTRQSG; this comes from the coding sequence ATGGAAGCGGTGCAACGGCGACGGGTCGTCGTCCGGGGCGTGGTCCAGGGCGTCGGATTCCGTCCGTACGTCTACACCCGGGCCATCGCGCTCGGCCTGGCCGGGCACGTCACCAACACCCCGGAAGGTGTCGTCGCCGAGGTCGAGGGCGCCTCGGCGGCGGTCTCGGAGTTCTGTGAGCGGCTCGCCGCCTGCGCCCCGCCGTTGGCCGTCGTGGACGCCGTCGACCACTGCGAGGTACCCGTCGCGGGCGGCACCGGCTTCACCATCGTCGCCTCCAGGGGCGGCGGTCCCGCCCGCACGCTGGTCTCGCCCGACGTGGCGACCTGCGCGGACTGCCTCGCGGAGCTGGCCGATCCGACCGACCGACGACACCGCCACCCCTTCATCACCTGCACGCACTGCGGACCCCGGTTCACGATCGTCACCGGCCTGCCGTACGACCGGGCGCACACCACGATGGCCCGCTTCCCGATGTGCCCGGACTGCGCTCGGGAGTACACGGACCCCGCCGACCGCCGGTTCCACGCCCAGCCCGTCGCCTGCCCCGCCTGCGGGCCCCGGTTGCGGCTCCTCGTCGGCACACCGCCCCGCGAACCCGCCGCCGACGAACCGGCGGCCGCGGACCCGGTGGCCGCCGCGCGCCGGCTCCTGGCCGACGGGGCGATCCTCGCGGTCAAGGGACTGGGCGGATACCACCTCGCCTGCGACGCGACGCGACCCGCGGCGGTGGCCGAACTGCGCCGCCGCAAGGGCCGGGGCGACAAGCCCTTCGCCCTGATGGCCCGCGACCTCGACGACGTCGAGGCCCACGTCCACATCGGCCCGCGGGAACGGAGCCTGCTCACCGGCGCCGTACGTCCCATCGTGCTGCTGCGCCGACGCCCCGCCGCCGCCGAACTCGTCGGCGTCGCCCCGGGCAACCCGGACCTCGGCGTGATGCTGCCCTACACGCCGCTGCACCACCTGCTGCTCGGGCTCCCCGGTGACCCTCCCGGCCCCCGCCTGCTCGTCATGACCAGCGGCAACCTGGCCGGTGAGCCGATCGTGACCGACGACGCCGAGGCCCTGGAACGGCTCGGCCGGCTGGCCGACGCCTGGCTCACCCACGACCGCCCCATCCACGTCCCGTGCGACGACTCGGTGGTGCGGGTCCTGGACGGGGAGCCGCTGATCGTGCGGCGCTCGCGCGGGCACGCACCCCTGCCCCTGGACCTCCCGCTCCCGGTCCCCGCGACGCTGGCCGTCGGGGGAGACCTGAAGAACACCTTCTGCCTCGGCGAGGGCCGGCGGGCCTGGCTGTCCGCCCACATCGGCGACATGGACGACCTCGCCACCCAGGACGCCTTCGCCGGCGCGGTGCGCCAACTGGAGGGCATCACCGGCGTCACACCCGCCCTGCTCGCGGCCGACCGGCACCCCGGCTACCGCTCGGCGCACTGGGCCGCCCGCAACGCCGCGGACCGGCCCGTGATCCGGGTCCAGCACCACCACGCGCACGTCGCCGCCGCCATGGCCGAACACGGTCTGGGCGCGGACCGCCGGGTGATCGGCGTCGCGTTCGACGGCACGGGCCACGGAGACGACGGGGCCGTGTGGGGCGGGGAGTTCCTCCTCGCCGACTACGCCGGTCACACCCGGTTCGCGCACCTCGCGTACGTCCCGCTGCCCGGCGGCGACGCCGCCGTACGGCGCCCGTACCGCATGGCGCTGTCCCACCTGCGGGCGGCGGGCCTGGACCGGTCGCCGGACCTGCCGTGCGTCGCGGCCTGCCCGCCGGACGAACTACACGTCCTGGAAACCCAGTTCAGGACCAACCTCAACTGTCTGCCGACCTCCTCCATGGGCCGTCTCTTCGACGCCGTCTCCTCACTGGCGGGCATCTGTCACCACGCGGGCTACGAGGCCCAGGCGGCGATCGAACTGGAGGCGGCGGCGCGCACGGCCCGGGAGGCCGGCGTCGCGGACGAGGGGTACGCCTTCGCCCTGCGGCCCGCCGTCCCCCAGGCCGGCGCCGTTGCCGACGCCCGGGTCCACCCCGATGCCGCCGCTCACCCCGATCCCCCGATGACCGTCGACCCGGCGCCCGTGCTCGCGGCCGTGGTGGCGGACGTGCGCGCGGGAACACCGGCTTCGCTGATCGGCGCGCGCTTCCACCGCGCCGTCACGGACCTGGTGGCCGAGGTCTGCGTCGCCGCCCGGGAGCGGCACGGCCTGGACACCGTCGCCCTCACCGGCGGGGTGTTCGCCAACACCCTCCTCTCCTCGGCCTGCGCCGAGGCACTGCGGGGGCACGGCTTCACGGTACTGCGCCACCACCGAGTGCCCCCGAACGACGGGGGACTGGCCCTCGGGCAACTCATGGTGGCGGCGGCCCGCACCACCGAACACCCACAGCGAGGAGAAGCCCATGTGCCTGGCGGTACCCGGCAGAGTGGTTGA
- the hypB gene encoding hydrogenase nickel incorporation protein HypB — translation MCRVVDLKQAVLAKNVEAARALRAELTARGTTVVNLLSSPGSGKTALLERELLLARERGVAVAALTADLATENDAVRLARSGVPVKQVLTDGLCHLEAGMLGRHLDGWMPDDTRLLFVENVGNLVCPASYDLGESLRVVLASVTEGEDKPLKYPTAFGLAHLVIVTKTDIAKAVEFDEDAFRAHVQQVNPGVEVVLTSARANEGVGLLLDRALAVGAGATVHAPVMAGRDGGHLDHHHGAHDHDHDHGADHSHDHDQDHEHGHLPPHRHADAAATQSR, via the coding sequence ATGTGCCGAGTCGTCGACCTCAAGCAGGCGGTGCTGGCCAAGAACGTCGAAGCCGCCCGGGCCCTGCGCGCCGAACTCACCGCCCGCGGCACCACGGTCGTCAACCTGCTCTCCAGCCCGGGCAGCGGCAAGACGGCATTGCTGGAACGCGAGCTGCTGCTCGCCCGTGAGCGGGGAGTGGCCGTCGCCGCCCTCACCGCCGACCTCGCCACCGAGAACGACGCGGTGCGGCTGGCCCGTTCCGGCGTCCCCGTCAAGCAGGTGCTCACCGACGGGCTGTGCCACCTGGAGGCCGGGATGCTGGGCCGACACCTGGACGGCTGGATGCCCGACGACACCCGGCTGCTGTTCGTGGAGAACGTCGGCAACCTGGTCTGCCCGGCCTCCTACGACCTCGGGGAGTCCCTGCGGGTCGTCCTCGCCTCCGTGACCGAGGGCGAGGACAAGCCGCTCAAGTACCCCACCGCCTTCGGGCTCGCCCACCTGGTGATCGTCACCAAGACCGACATCGCGAAGGCCGTCGAGTTCGACGAGGACGCCTTCCGCGCCCATGTGCAGCAGGTCAACCCGGGCGTGGAGGTGGTCCTCACGTCCGCCCGCGCGAACGAGGGCGTGGGCCTCCTGCTGGACCGGGCCCTCGCCGTCGGGGCGGGCGCGACGGTCCACGCGCCGGTCATGGCGGGACGGGACGGGGGACACCTCGACCACCACCACGGTGCGCACGACCACGACCACGATCACGGGGCCGACCACAGCCACGACCACGACCAGGACCACGAGCACGGTCACCTGCCTCCGCATCGGCACGCCGACGCGGCAGCGACGCAGAGCCGCTGA
- the hypA gene encoding hydrogenase maturation nickel metallochaperone HypA, producing the protein MHEMSIAMAVVSQVEEAAQAGGARVVTSVRLEVGELAGVVPDALAFCFELACAGTVLEGAELVTEPVPARARCHSCTDDWAVGMPPELCCPGCGKATDVELTAGRELRILSVNWEDCPDPASAPARHRQPIPEER; encoded by the coding sequence ATGCACGAGATGTCGATCGCCATGGCCGTGGTGAGCCAGGTGGAAGAAGCAGCCCAGGCCGGCGGGGCGCGCGTGGTGACCTCGGTCCGACTCGAAGTCGGCGAGCTGGCCGGAGTGGTACCCGACGCACTCGCCTTCTGTTTCGAACTGGCCTGTGCCGGAACGGTCCTGGAGGGAGCCGAGCTCGTCACCGAGCCCGTGCCGGCCCGCGCGCGCTGCCACTCCTGTACGGACGACTGGGCGGTCGGCATGCCGCCCGAGCTCTGTTGTCCCGGATGCGGCAAGGCCACGGACGTCGAACTCACCGCAGGTCGTGAGCTGCGGATCCTCTCCGTGAACTGGGAGGACTGCCCCGACCCCGCCTCCGCCCCCGCGCGACACCGCCAACCGATCCCCGAGGAGCGCTGA
- a CDS encoding DUF6893 family small protein, translating to MKKEVLCGVALAALFTVAVLVAPDIKRYLRMRRM from the coding sequence ATGAAGAAGGAAGTCCTCTGCGGCGTGGCCCTGGCCGCCCTGTTCACGGTGGCCGTACTGGTCGCCCCCGACATCAAGCGTTATCTGCGCATGCGCAGGATGTGA
- a CDS encoding hydrogenase maturation protease: MSGGTLIAGIGNVFLGDDGFGVEVVRALSAHHLPDHVEVVDFGVRGVHLAYQLLDGYDTLVLVDATARGGEPGTLYLIEVDECAGAPIGGAVLDGHHMSPDAVLALLGTLCAGTGGTPPRRTLVLGCEPASVEEGMGLSGPVAAAVPEAVRTLVGLAREDLVTTEERTP, translated from the coding sequence GTGAGCGGCGGGACCCTGATCGCGGGGATCGGCAACGTGTTCCTCGGTGACGACGGATTCGGTGTCGAGGTGGTGCGCGCCCTGTCCGCGCACCACCTGCCGGACCACGTGGAGGTGGTGGACTTCGGTGTGCGCGGCGTCCACCTCGCCTACCAACTGCTCGACGGCTACGACACCCTCGTCCTGGTGGACGCCACCGCGCGCGGCGGCGAGCCCGGCACGCTGTATCTCATCGAGGTCGACGAGTGCGCCGGCGCCCCGATCGGCGGCGCCGTGCTCGACGGCCACCACATGTCGCCCGACGCGGTCCTCGCGCTGCTCGGCACCCTGTGCGCGGGCACGGGCGGCACCCCGCCCCGACGCACGCTGGTGCTCGGCTGCGAACCCGCCTCCGTGGAGGAGGGCATGGGCCTCAGCGGCCCCGTGGCCGCCGCGGTCCCGGAGGCCGTGCGGACGCTCGTGGGACTGGCCCGGGAAGACCTGGTGACAACGGAGGAGAGAACCCCATGA
- a CDS encoding DUF6084 family protein — MTEFGFTCTGVRADPYAAGPTLVFRLAITATEQTRIHALALRCQIRIEPARRGYGPTEAEGLADLFGERSRWGNTLLPVQFAQVTLMVPSFTGSTEIDLVVPCTYDMDIAASRYLGALEDGEAPLLMLFSGTAFTGAGGFHVEPVPWDREASYRMPVAVWQEMIEQHFPGCGWLRLPRDTMDALLAYRSRHALASWEATVRALLDAAALPTGAPDAKPSPQERFRAGALPPRPAERTAAP; from the coding sequence GTGACGGAGTTCGGCTTCACCTGCACCGGCGTACGGGCCGACCCGTACGCCGCCGGCCCCACCCTCGTCTTCCGGCTGGCCATCACCGCCACCGAACAGACTCGGATCCACGCCCTCGCCCTGCGCTGCCAGATCCGGATCGAACCGGCCCGACGCGGCTACGGACCCACCGAGGCCGAGGGCCTCGCCGACCTGTTCGGGGAACGCTCCCGGTGGGGCAACACCCTCCTGCCCGTCCAGTTCGCGCAGGTCACCCTCATGGTGCCCAGCTTCACCGGGTCCACCGAGATCGACCTGGTCGTGCCCTGCACCTACGACATGGACATCGCGGCGAGCCGCTACCTCGGCGCCCTGGAGGACGGCGAGGCACCCCTGCTCATGTTGTTCTCCGGCACCGCGTTCACCGGCGCCGGCGGCTTCCACGTCGAGCCCGTCCCGTGGGACCGCGAAGCCTCGTACCGCATGCCGGTCGCGGTCTGGCAGGAGATGATCGAGCAGCACTTCCCCGGCTGCGGATGGCTCAGACTGCCCCGCGACACCATGGACGCACTGCTCGCCTACCGCTCCCGGCACGCCCTCGCCTCCTGGGAGGCCACCGTACGGGCCCTCCTGGACGCGGCGGCGCTCCCCACCGGCGCCCCGGACGCGAAACCCTCACCGCAGGAACGCTTCCGGGCGGGCGCCCTGCCGCCGCGCCCCGCGGAGAGGACGGCCGCGCCATGA
- a CDS encoding DUF5947 family protein: protein MSASQGWAPPAARTGGPRGLRRFAGPRAPRPETCELCGVAVAEDGHRHLVEIEKRALACACTACALLFDRPGAATGRYRAVPNRYLTDPDHPLEGGVWEQLQIPVSVAFFFRNAALDRLVALYPSPAGATESELDPATWQTALGGNPLSALLEPDVEALLLRRAEGRTDCYLVPIDICYELVGRMRLLWQGFDGGSEARAALAAFFEQVERRAKTPAKEVRP, encoded by the coding sequence GTGAGCGCGTCACAGGGCTGGGCACCGCCCGCCGCACGGACCGGCGGACCGCGCGGCCTGCGCCGGTTCGCCGGGCCGCGCGCCCCCCGTCCCGAGACCTGTGAACTGTGCGGGGTCGCGGTCGCCGAGGACGGCCACCGTCACCTGGTCGAGATCGAGAAGCGCGCCCTGGCGTGCGCCTGCACGGCCTGTGCCCTGCTGTTCGACCGGCCCGGCGCGGCGACCGGACGCTACCGCGCCGTCCCGAACCGGTACCTCACCGACCCCGACCATCCGCTCGAAGGCGGGGTGTGGGAACAGCTCCAGATCCCGGTCAGCGTCGCGTTCTTCTTCCGCAACGCCGCACTCGACCGCCTCGTCGCGCTGTACCCCAGCCCCGCCGGCGCCACCGAGAGCGAACTCGACCCCGCCACCTGGCAGACCGCACTCGGCGGCAACCCCCTGTCCGCACTGCTCGAACCGGACGTCGAGGCGCTCCTGCTGCGGCGCGCCGAGGGCCGGACCGACTGCTATCTGGTGCCCATCGACATCTGTTACGAACTCGTCGGCCGCATGCGCCTGTTGTGGCAGGGCTTCGACGGCGGGTCCGAGGCACGCGCCGCCCTGGCGGCCTTCTTCGAACAGGTCGAGCGCCGCGCCAAGACCCCGGCGAAGGAGGTGCGGCCGTGA